From Coccinella septempunctata chromosome 4, icCocSept1.1, whole genome shotgun sequence, a single genomic window includes:
- the LOC123312017 gene encoding myosin-VIIa-like has product MALNFVVGDNVWVGSSNNGEFEVPIGAKITSIDSKKARVIDDDGLEVTVPTGQILKQMHTSSIKGVEDMINLGDLQEFSILSNLHKRYKHQQIYTYTGSLLVAVNPYEILPIYTNAIMNQYKAKKFDELPPHIFAIGDNSYSAMKGNKSNQCIVISGESGAGKTESTKLILQYLASSSGKHSWIEQQILEANPILEAFGNAKTVRNDNSSRFGKYINVKFDENGVIECAEIEQYLLEKSRIISQNEGERNYHIFYCLCAGLGKDEKKKFDIGEASSYSYLNGGKTLKLDGVDEVEEFTSIVNAMKVLNFAEEEISGIFQILASILHLGNLKFKPGSASNSDSSEINDTAAAEKVAKLLGTNKNALNAALTKKTIFAHGDTVRANLSKEQAAESKNAFVKGVYGQLFVKIVEKINTAISKSKATSKLSIGVLDIFGFENFSRNSFEQLCINYANENLQQFFVHHIFRLEQDYYTSEGISWKSIAFVDNQEVLDLIGMKSMCVMSLIDEESKFPKGTDRTMLDKLHSNHQSKKFYVKPKSERTPSFGIQHFAGVVVYDVDGFLEKNRDTFSHDLKQLALSSTNEVLKTLFDDDTKATSGKKMATLSTKFRSSLDILMKTLNSCHPFFVRCIKPNEQKQPKIFDRALCCRQLRYSGMMETAKIRQAGYPIRYTYKEFVDRFRYLGKAISPSNKGDCRQSTQKICGSVFVKGEDFQMGHTKLFLKHQDNEFLEKSRAEILAKYIVVLQKAIRGWLWRRWFLKQREAAIVFQKYWRARGYRQRYLIIRNGYQRLQVRVKVRELNFEYMKLRKKIIGLQSFCRRYLARTHSQFGKIYEAVRQRNIDEVSLKQSGNKNYKQLAEQKMKERLQELNREYALKERPTDETPNKFIDDKFKFLENLSESSDTEEARKLLEEVHESHEMKESETEEDLSGYTFGIFAATYFVKNTSPIYSKKPLKEALLELPTPDDVLAAQAIFVMILRFMGDAPEPKYENSTRIKEPVMNNLMETLGRSFVNRKEYKQILKHEEKMATMTKMQRQKLISMTLKRKHKLLEDLRQGLVEDTFASENYREWINSKRTNNLEKIHFIIGHGILRPELRDEIYCQICKQLTSNPSKVSRARGWILLALCIGCFPPSDKFINYLRAFIRDGPPGYSAFCVKKLERTYQNGCRTEPPSWLELMASRDKQPIRVQVTFMDDHVEGLNIDSSSVAREVCGEICKKLGLVDTFGFSLLISIRDKIMSIGNGADHVMDAISQCEQYGKEVGENEKSATWKLYFRKEIFTPWMHSPEDDVANNLIYHQVVRGLRHGEYKCRNEGDLATLLATQYYVDNGHQFNQKILDSRLGEYLPTYLIKTANNDLNAWKAKIKDAFFLLSCVKQKVPPEKAKETVVKFAKISWPILFSRYFEAVQVSGPELDKKHCVIAINSTGIYMIDDQEQILLELTFAEVSSVSYEPTNRPVLQRMHLCTAKNEDYVFDSSEGKAMAELIQELIDGLKKRSRYLVAVEDFRHPTNAESFISFRKGELIVLVNSTGQDVMNSSYGYGECNGATGDFPTEFVHILACLSQPKPEVLAAFKRKGVVTEKVVHQEITQAQITRAYTLASYAEDHFRSNRRMTQRKSVLVAVRRTSGNELWRYSNEPMHQPLLQKLTANDDLSRQACSSFTAILKYMEDLPAPKARYATEYTDEIFEPPLNHEALRDEIYCQIAKQLTFNRLMKSEEKGWELMYLASGLFVPSQNLYGELKKFLKSRTHPFVEPCLQRLQRTLKVGPRKHAPYAFEVEAIQNKSLQIYHKVYFPDDTDEAFEVDSMTRASDLCREIGRRLDLRDVDGYNLVVHVERRVFSMPNNEFFYDFLHEIMDWFRKQMPNWNSAANVQVDYNVFFMKRIWMNAIPGRDPVADEMFYYPQELQKYLLGFHKCSKQDAIRLAALVTRVKSDKINNNIQKINENFLKEIIPRDLLKACSVREWRNSIADKYNSELTVEKAKLEFLKIIYEWPTFGSTFFEVTENGRSQEKRVVAINKNGINIIHPETKDIIETLEYSELNNWSSGNNYFQVKSGNYVKSRKLLFNTSVGYKMDDLLTSYTEYLKCIAPKNVNLEFFP; this is encoded by the exons atggCCCTCAATTTTGTTGTC GGAGACAACGTTTGGGTTGGCTCTAGCAACAACGGAGAGTTTGAAGTACCGATTGGAGCCAAAATAACATCCATAGATTCTAAGAAAGCGAGGGTAATAGACGACGATGGACTTGAGGTTACCGTACCAACTGGTCAGATCCTCAAGCAAATGCACACATCAAGCATTAAGGGTGTTGAAGATATGATAAATCTAGGAGATCTCCAAGAGTTCTCTATTTTGTCAAATCTCCACAAGAGGTATAAACATCAACAGATATAC ACCTATACTGGATCGTTATTGGTTGCTGTCAACCCTTATGAAATTCTACCAATCTATACAAATGCCATCATGAATCAGTATAAAGCTAAGAAATTCGACGAACTACCACCTCATATCTTCGCCATTGGGGACAACAGCTACAGCGCGATGAAAGGAAACAAGAGCAATCAATGTATTGTCATCAG TGGTGAAAGCGGCGCAGGTAAAACCGAAAGCACCAAATTGATCCTGCAATATTTGGCCTCATCGAGCGGAAAACACAGCTGGATAGAGCAGCAGATTCTGGAGGCCAATCCCATACTGGAAGCGTTCGGTAACGCCAAAACGGTCCGTAACGACAACTCTTCACGATTCGGCAAATACATAAACGTCAAATTCGACGAGAACGGAGTCATAGAATGCGCGGAAATAGAACAGTATCTGCTCGAAAAGAGCAGAATCATCTCGCAGAACGAGGGCGAGAGAAACTACCACATCTTCTACTGTCTCTGCGCCGGTCTCGGCAAAGACGAGAAGAAAAAATTCGACATCGGAGAAGCGTCCTCTTACAGCTACCTGAACGGGGGGAAAACGCTGAAATTAGACGGCGTCGACGAAGTGGAAGAATTCACGAGCATCGTGAACGCCATGAAAGTCCTCAATTTCGCCGAAGAAGAAATTTCCGGTATTTTCCAGATTTTGGCCAGCATCCTTCACCTCggcaatttgaaatttaaaccTGGATCCGCGTCCAACTCCGATTCTTCGGAAATAAACGATACCGCAGCCGCGGAAAAAGTCGCCAAATTACTCGGTACCAATAAGAACGCACTGAACGCAGCCCTAACCAAAAAAACCATCTTCGCTCACGGCGACACCGTACGGGCAAACCTATCCAAAGAACAGGCGGCGGAATCTAAAAACGCCTTCGTAAAAGGCGTCTACGGTCAGCTGTTCGTGAAAATCGTCGAGAAGATCAACACGGCCATAAGCAAATCCAAGGCAACCTCGAAATTATCCATCGGCGTGTTGGACATTTTCGGATTCGAGAATTTCTCGCGTAACAGTTTCGAGCAGTTGTGCATCAATTACGCGAACGAGAACCTGCAGCAGTTCTTCGTCCACCACATCTTCAGGCTGGAGCAGGATTATTACACGTCGGAGGGCATCTCCTGGAAGAGCATCGCTTTCGTCGACAACCAGGAAGTGCTGGATCTGATAGGGATGAAATCGATGTGCGTCATGTCGTTGATCGACGAGGAGAGCAAATTCCCGAAAGGCACCGACAGGACTATGCTGGACAAGCTTCACTCCAATCACCAGAGCAAAAAGTTTTACGTAAAACCCAAGTCGGAAAGGACGCCCTCTTTCGGGATTCAGCACTTTGCGGGAGTCGTTGTTTACGACGTCGATG GTTTCCTGGAGAAAAATCGTGATACTTTCAGCCACGACTTGAAGCAGCTCGCCTTATCCTCCACAAACGAGGTGTTGAAAACGTTATTCGATGACGACACCAAAGCGACTagcggtaaaaaaatggcgacgTTGTCTACGAAATTCAGGAGCTCCCTGGATATACTGATGAAAACTCTGAATTCTTGTCATCCGTTCTTCGTGAGATGCATCAAACCGAACGAGCAGAAACAGCCCAAG ATTTTCGACAGGGCGCTCTGCTGTCGTCAGCTCAGGTACTCGGGCATGATGGAAACGGCGAAGATACGACAGGCCGGTTATCCCATACGCTACACCTACAAGGAGTTCGTCGATAGATTCAGGTATTTGGGAAAGGCGATTTCACCTTCCAACAAGGGCGACTGCAGGCAATCCACCCAGAAGATCTGCGGGTCGGTCTTCGTCAAGGGCGAAGATTTTCAGATGGGACACACGAAGTTGTTCTTGAAGCATCAGGACAACGAGTTTTTGGAGAAGAGCCGCGCCGAGATCCTCGCCAAGTACATCGTGGTCTTGCAGAAAGCCATACGGGGATGGTTGTGGAGGAGGTGGTTCTTGAAGCAGAGAGAAGCCGCCATTGTGTTCCAGAAATATTGGAGGGCTCGAGGATATAGGCAACG ATACTTGATCATCCGAAACGGATATCAGAGACTGCAGGTTCGCGTCAAGGTGCGTGAACTCAACTTCGAATACATGAAGTTGAGGAAGAAGATCATAGGACTCCAATCGTTCTGCAGGAGATACTTGGCGAGAACCCATTCGCAATTCGGGAAGATTTACGAGGCCGTCCGGCAGAGAAACATCGACGAGGTGTCGCTGAAACAGTCGGGCAACAAAAACTACAAACAGCTGGCCGAACAGAAGATGAAAGAGAGACTGCAAGAGTTGAACAGGGAATACGCCCTCAAAGAACGACCGACCGACGAAACGCCCAACAAGTTCATCGACGACAAATTCAAGTTCCTGGAGAATCTCAGCGAATCCAGCGACACCGAAGAGGCCAGAAAATTACTG GAAGAAGTCCACGAGTCCCACGAGATGAAAGAAAGCGAAACGGAAGAGGATCTTTCCGGATACACCTTCGGCATATTCGCCGCGACGTATTTCGTCAAAAACACCAGCCCCATCTACTCGAAGAAACCGCTCAAAGAAGCCCTCTTGGAACTGCCGACGCCGGACGACGTCCTGGCCGCCCAGGCCATCTTCGTCATGATCCTGAGGTTCATGGGCGACGCCCCCGAGCCCAAATACGAAAACTCCACGAGGATCAAGGAACCGGTGATGAACAACCTCATGGAGACGCTCGGCAGGAGTTTCGTCAACAGGAAGGAGTACAAA CAAATCTTGAAACACGAGGAAAAAATGGCCACGATGACGAAGATGCAGCGGCAGAAGCTCATCAGCATGACCTTGAAGAGGAAACATAAGCTCCTGGAGGATTTGAGACAAGGTCTCGTGGAAGATACGTTCGCTTCGGAAAATTACAGGGAATGGATAAACAGCAAGAGGACTaacaatttggaaaagattcatttCATAATTGGACACGGCATCTTACGACCGGAGTTGAG AGACGAGATATACTGCCAGATTTGCAAACAGTTAACCTCCAATCCCAGCAAGGTGTCCAGGGCGCGCGGCTGGATCCTGCTCGCCCTCTGCATAGGATGCTTCCCGCCTTCCGACAAATTCATCAACTACCTCCGGGCGTTCATAAGGGACGGTCCCCCGGGTTACAGCGCTTTCTGCGTGAAAAAATTGGAACGCACTTACCAGAACGGCTGCAGGACCGAACCGCCCAGCTGGCTGGAACTGATGGCCTCGAGGGACAAGCAACCGATACGCGTCCAGGTCACCTTCATGGACGACCACGTCGAGGGTCTAAACATCGATTCTTCCAGCGTCGCCAGAGAGGTTTGCGGCGAGATCTGCAAAAAGTTGGGACTGGTGGACACGTTCGGCTTCTCTCTGCTGATTTCGATAAGGGACAAG ATCATGTCGATAGGCAACGGGGCCGACCACGTGATGGACGCCATATCCCAGTGCGAACAGTACGGCAAAGAAGTCGGGGAAAACGAAAAATCCGCCACTTGGAAACTGTACTTCAGAAAGGAGATCTTCACCCCCTGGATGCACTCCCCCGAGGACGACGTCGCCAACAACCTGATTTACCACCAGGTGGTACGCGGCCTCAGACACGGCGAGTACAAGTGTCGAAACGAAGGCGACTTGGCCACTCTGTTGGCCACGCAGTATTACGTCGATAACGGGCACCAGTTCAACCAGAAGATCCTAGATTCCAGACTGGGAGAGTACCTGCCCACGTACCTCATCAAAACGGCCAATAACGATTTGAACGCGTGGAAGGCCAAGATTAAAGACGCTTTCTTCCTGTTGTCGTGCGTCAAGCAGAAAGTACCGCCGGAGAAAGCCAAGGAAACTGTGGTGAAATTCGCCAAGATCTCCTGGCCCATACTGTTCTCCAGGTATTTCGAAGCTGTTCAGGTTTCCGGACCGGAGTTGGACAAGAAACATTGCGTGATCGCCATCAACAGCACCGGCATTTACATGATAGACGACCAAGAACAAATCCTGTTAGAACTGACCTTCGCCGAAGTTTCCTCCGTGAGTTACGAACCGACGAACCGTCCCGTTCTTCAGAGGATGCACCTGTGCACGGCGAAGAACGAAGATTACGTTTTCGACAGTTCAGAGGGAAAAGCAATGGCTGAACTGATTCAAGAGTTGATCGATGGGCTTAAGAAGCGTTCTAGATATCTCGTGGCTGTTGAGGATTTCAGACATCCGACCAACGCCGAGTCTTTCATCTCTTTCAGGAAAGGGGAACTTATTGTTCTGGTGAATAGTACCGGGCAGGACGTGATGAACAGTTCTTACGGTTATGGGGAATGTAATGGCGCCACTGGCGATTTCCCCACGGAGTTCGTACACATTCTGGCGTGTCTCAGTCAACCGAAACCCGAGGTATTAGCGGCGTTTAAGAGGAAGGGCGTCGTAACGGAAAAGGTGGTCCACCAAGAGATAACCCAAGCGCAGATAACCAGGGCGTACACTTTGGCGTCTTACGCCGAGGACCATTTCAGATCCAACAGAAGGATGACGCAGCGAAAATCGGTTCTTGTGGCTGTGAGGAGAACCTCCGGTAACGAGCTCTGGAGGTACAGCAACGAACCGATGCATCAACCCCTCCTCCAAAAACTAACCGCCAACGACGACCTATCAAGGCAAGCCTGCTCCTCCTTCACCGCCATCTTGAAGTACATGGAAGACCTACCGGCGCCCAAGGCCAGGTACGCCACCGAGTACACTGACGAAATATTCGAACCTCCGCTGAATCACGAGGCTTTAAGGGACGAGATCTACTGTCAAATCGCGAAACAGCTGACCTTCAATAGGCTGATGAAGAGCGAGGAGAAGGGATGGGAACTGATGTACCTGGCGAGCGGCCTGTTCGTCCCCAGTCAGAACCTGTACGGCGAACTGAAGAAGTTCCTCAAGTCCAGAACGCACCCCTTCGTCGAGCCCTGTCTGCAGAGGCTGCAGCGGACGCTGAAAGTGGGGCCGCGTAAACACGCGCCCTACGCGTTCGAGGTGGAGGCGATCCAGAACAAGAGCCTTCAGATTTACCACAAGGTTTACTTCCCGGACGACACGGACGAGGCCTTCGAGGTGGATTCGATGACCAGGGCTTCCGACCTGTGCAGGGAGATTGGACGCAGGTTGGACCTGCGGGACGTGGACGGGTACAACCTGGTGGTGCACGTCGAGAGGAGGGTGTTCAGCATGCCGAACAACGAGTTCTTTTACGATTTCTTGCACGAGATCATGGATTGGTTCAGGAAGCAGATGCCTAATTGGAACA GTGCGGCAAATGTTCAGGTTGACTATAACGTCTTCTTCATGAAGAGAATATGGATGAACGCGATTCCCGGGAGAGATCCGGTAGCGGACGAGATGTTCTATTACCCCCAGGAATTGCAGAAATACCTCCTGGGTTTCCATAAGTGCAGCAAACAGGACGCGATCAGATTGGCCGCTCTCGTTACGAGGGTGAAAAGTGACAAAATCAACAACAATATACAAAAGATCAACGAGAACTTCCTCAAGGAAATAATACCGAGAGATTTGCTGAAGGCGTGTAGCGTGAGAGAATGGAGAAATTCCATCGCTGACAAGTACAATTCGGAATTGACGGTGGAAAAGGCGAAActggaatttttgaaaatcatatACGAATGGCCCACATTCGGATCTACGTTCTTCGAAGTGACGGAAAATGGCAGGAGCCAAGAGAAGAGGGTCGTGGCCATCAATAAAAACGGCATTAATATCATCCACCCCGAAACTAAG GATATAATTGAAACTCTGGAATACTCTGAACTCAACAACTGGTCTTCGGGCAACAACTATTTCCAAGTTAAATCTGGAAATTATGTTAAGAGTAGAAAACTCCTTTTCAACACTTCGGTGGGATACAAAATGGATGATCTCCTAACTTCATACACTGAATACTTGAAATGTATCGCTCCGAAAAATGTAAATTTGGAATTCTTTCCATGA
- the LOC123312027 gene encoding protein l(2)37Cc encodes MSASKIFNRIGQLGLALAVSGGVVNSALYNVDGGHRAVIFDRFTGIKKAVVGEGTHFFVPWVQRPIIFDVRSRPRNVPVITGSKDLQNVNITLRILFRPVPDELPKIYSTLGQDYEERVLPSITTEVLKAVVAQFDAGELITQRDLVSQKVSDDLTERAAQFGVILDDISITHLTFGREFTQAVELKQVAQQEAEKARFLVEKAEQNKKAAIISAEGDAQAATLLAKAFGDAGEGLVELRRIEAAEDIAYQLSRSRQVAYLPGGQNLLLNVPTPGN; translated from the exons ATGTCTGCTAGCAAAATATTCAACAGAATTGGACAATTAGGTTTGGCACTAGCTGTTTCGGGAGGTGTTGTCAATTCGGCTCTATATAATG ttgaTGGCGGTCACAGGGCAGTCATTTTCGACCGATTTACCGGTATCAAAAAAGCAGTTGTTGGTGAAGGTACCCATTTTTTCGTTCCTTGGGTACAAAGACCAATCATTTTCGATGTAAGGTCAAGACCTAGGAATGTTCCAGTCATTACTGGAAGTAAAG ATTTACAGAACGTGAATATTACACTAAGGATCTTGTTCAGACCAGTTCCTGATGAACTTCCCAAAATTTATTCAACACTTGGTCAAGATTACGAAGAAAGGGTCTTGCCTTCTATTACAACTGAAGTTCTAAAAGCAGTGGTAGCCCAGTTTGATGCTGGTGAACTTATTACACAACGTGACCTTGTTTCTCAAAAAGTTAGTGATGATTTGACAGAGAGAGCAGCACAGTTCGGAGTTATTTTAGATGATATCTCCATAACACATTTGACCTTTGGAAGGGAGTTCACACAGGCTGTCGAGTTGAAACAGGTCGCTCAACAAGAGGCAGAAAAAGCGAGATTTTTGGTGGAAAAGGCTGAGCAGAACAAAAAAGCAGCCATCATTTCAGCAGAGGGAGATGCCCAAGCTGCAACCCTACTTGCCAAAGCTTTTGGGGATGCCGGTGAAGGTTTGGTTGAGTTGAGAAGGATAGAAGCAGCTGAAGATATTGCATATCAACTATCCAGATCTAGACAAGTTGCTTATCTTCCTGGTGGTCAGAATTTGCTTTTAAATGTTCCTACTCCTGGAAATTGA
- the LOC123312028 gene encoding mannose-P-dolichol utilization defect 1 protein homolog: MENMNPSERVYHDLKELALLLFSPQCFDTYFVDKNFLDKPCFLATLSTVLGVGIVLGSIFVKLPQVLKIYNAKTAKGISLATVTLDQIVLTLYSTYNYLKEFPMSAWADTAFLSIQTLAIAFLLLYYDGSPSKAYIYLVTYFIISGILESGLVPIDIIWALQGINIPLLLIGRVIQVHANYKNQSTGQLSAITCALLFFGSLARIFTSVQDTGDTMVILTNVASFLANLVIIIQILYYWKSEEKVKKQD; the protein is encoded by the exons ATGGAAAATATGAATCCATCAGAACGTGTATACCATGACTTGAAAGAATTGGCCTTGCTACTTTTTTCACCGCAATGTTTCGATACATATTTCGTTGATAAGAACTTCTTAGACA AACCTTGCTTCTTGGCTACTCTGAGCACAGTATTAGGCGTTGGAATAGTACTGGGATCAATATTCGTAAAGTTACCACAAGTTTTGAAGATATATAATGCTAAAACTGCAAAAGGGATAAGTTTAGCAACTGTTACCTTGGATCAGATTGTTTTAACACTTTATTCTACTTACAATTATCTGAAAGAATTTCCAATGAGTGCTTGGGCCGATACAGCCTTTTTATCTATACAAACATTGGCTATTGCTTTCTTATTACTATATTATGATGGTTCTCCATCAAAGGCATACATATATCTGGTAACATATTTCATAATTTCTGGAATATTAGAAAGTGGCTTAGTTCCAATAGATATAATATGGGCCCTTCAGGGAATTAACATTCCCTTATTATTAATTGGGCGAGTTATCCAAGTACATGCCAATTACAAAAATCAAAGTACTGGTCAATTATCTGCAATTACATGTGCTCTCCTATTTTTTGGCTCATTGGCCAGGATTTTCACATCTGTACAAGACACTGGGGATACTATGGTCATTCTCACTAATGTTGCCTCCTTCCTTGCTAATTTAGtgattattattcaaattctcTACTACTGGAAGTCTGAAGAAAAAGTCAAAAAACAAGACTAA